A stretch of the Ananas comosus cultivar F153 linkage group 14, ASM154086v1, whole genome shotgun sequence genome encodes the following:
- the LOC109720029 gene encoding uncharacterized protein LOC109720029: MKSSYFLMERDNKNQRRRLLELEVEVGELESVLEKEQQLSQILQSSLHGQLVCPSCLSSLVPPEVQVLLSELATIEEEIIWLERKVDDVRLCLSQERKQIKELSFQKQQQQQQWWQRQRQQKLFLCGLGGRKDVRETEKSPLLPNIERGGRFEKERKASQDLTSDKWFSCTQANDDDETERQKSNYHFSIVDREINADTPNKLSEELITLLVNIFRKLNHSPSHFDHEQINIPKLNISCVSSKSFITRSSTNNKTPMSSSKNRIHAPDYYGVLELADVDGAATQIGASKRLIHVTRSSLDISRVSLCLPAIKRLRVLMQKLCVINISFLTYKQKLAFWINIYNTSVLHAYLQHGLPSSPDELLSFLNKAAVNVGGIILNALVIEHFILRHSFDTKQGITDEWEGLLRRAYGLGYPEPNITFALCRGSRSSPPLRVYTAEDVANELERAKIEYLEASVKVVGKKKIIIPKLLYWHRRDFADDTESLVEWIYSQLPRSGTLKRTIKELLSGESKIPLLKMVHVDSYDAEFHYLLPL; encoded by the exons ATGAAGTCCAGTTACTTTCTCATGGAGAGGGACAACAAGAACCAGAGGAGGAGACTACTTGAGCTAGAGGTTGAG GTTGGAGAGTTAGAGAGTGTGCTTGAGAAGGAGCAGCAGCTGAGTCAGATACTACAATCCTCATTGCATGGCCAACTTGTTTGTCCTTCATGTCTCTCTTCATTAGTTCCTCCTGAG GTTCAGGTGCTTCTTTCAGAGTTGGCGACAATAGAAGAAGAGATAATCTGGCTCGAGAGAAAAGTAGATGATGTGAGACTATGTTTGAGtcaagaaagaaaacaaatcaAGGAATTGAGCTTTCagaaacaacagcagcagcagcagtggtggcagcggcagcggcagcagaAGCTCTTTTTATGCGGGCTAG GTGGTCGGAAAGACGTCAGGGAAACTGAAAAATCACCACTGTTGCCAAACATAGAAAGAGGCGGTAGgtttgaaaaagaaagaaaagcttCTCAGGACTTGACCTCAGATAAATGGTTTTCTTGCACACAGGCAAATG ATGATGACGAAACCGAGAGACAGAAATCCAATTACCACTTCAGCATTGTAGATAGAGAAATCAATGCTGACACACCAAACAAGCTTTCAGAGGAGCTGATCACACTACTCGTAAACATTTTCCGCAAACTGAACCATTCACCATCTCATTTCGACCACGAGCAAATCAATATCCCCAAGCTTAACATCTCTTGCGTTAGTTCAAAAAGCTTCATAACAAGGTCTTCTACAAACAACAAGACACCAATGAGTTCTTCAAAGAATAGAATACACGCACCGGATTATTACGGTGTATTAGAATTGGCCGATGTGGATGGAGCAGCAACCCAGATCGGAGCTTCTAAGAGACTTATCCATGTCACGAGAAGTTCACTCGATATAAGCCGTGTCTCTTTGTGCCTTCCGGCTATTAAAAGATTAAG AGTTTTGATGCAAAAGCTTTGTGTGATCAACATAAGTTTTCTCACTTACAAACAGAAGCTCGCATTTTGGATCAACATTTACAACACCTCCGTACTGCAT GCATATCTACAGCATGGTTTACCATCATCTCCAGATGAATTGCTTTCATTTTTGAATAAG gcAGCAGTGAACGTCGGAGGCATCATACTAAATGCTCTCGTTATCGAACATTTCATTCTCCGACATTCCTTCGACACCAAACAA GGAATCACTGATGAGTGGGAAGGGCTTTTGCGGCGAGCTTACGGCCTGGGGTACCCAGAACCAAATATAACATTCGCACTTTGCCGTGGAAGCAGATCGTCACCACCA CTAAGAGTCTACACTGCAGAGGATGTGGCAAATGAACTAGAAAGAGCAAAAATAGAGTACCTTGAAGCTTCAGTTAAAGTGGTCGGCAAGAAGAAGATCATAATACCAAAACTTTTATACTGGCACAGGCGAGATTTCGCAGATGATACGGAGTCGCTTGTCGAGTGGATATACAGTCAACTGCCGAGGTCCGGAACACTGAAGAGAACCATAAAGGAATTGTTGAGTGGGGAGAGCAAGATACCTTTGTTGAAAATGGTACATGTAGATAGTTATGATGCTGAGTTTCATTACTTGTTGCCACTATAG